The following is a genomic window from Spirosoma foliorum.
CCGATTCCATAGCCGCACTCATCCGGAACTCGTTCCAGTCCGACATAATAGCCAGACCATTGTTGTCTCCGCCTTTGGTGCTACGGGCCACTAAAGCGTCATCGTCGGGGCTGGTTGCCAGCACGCCACCCGCTACCGCTGCTTCTGCTTCGGTTTTGGCACGGGCGGGATCAACTTTCGAGATCCGCAATGCCAGCCGGAGACGGAGGGTGTTGGCAAACTTGATCCATTTGTTCACATCGCCACCATAGATCAGATCGAATGATCCATATGGCTTTTCCGACGTTTTGGTTTTCAGCAGCGTCGTAGCAGCGGCTAACTTCTTGAAGAAGTCATCATAGATTTTATCCTGCGCATCGTACGCTACCGACGTAGCGGGTTCACCGGCTTTGAAGTACGGGATTGGGCCAACATAATCGGTCCAGCGGTGAAACGAATACACCCACCAGATGTTCGCCAGTGCATTTTCTGCCGAACTGGCATCGGTATTAGCCAAAATGGTTTTCAACTGGGGCACTACCTCCGTGTACTGGGCCGTCCAGGGCCCCTGTAGCCAGTCCATCCGAATCACGAACCGATCAGAAGGAAAGTACGTGGCAACGCAAGCAAAATACTGGGCGTACTGATCAGAAAACAGGTTTTGACCAACCTGATAGTTACCACCGGGAAGCGTTGCTGCCGATTGTGCTTTCGAAAATAAGTAAGGAATTTCGCCCGCACCAATAACTGATATTTTGGTTTGGTTAGTGTTGATCTCTTCGAAATTCTTCGTGCAGCCAACAGCCCAGAACAACGGAGCCGATAGGCTTGCCGCCACGAGCGTTTGCCGCAATAGCTTTTTATAGGATGTCATAATGACGATAGTTTCGAGTTAAAAAGAAAGTTTCAGGTTCAGACCGATGCTCCGGTTCGACGGCAGTGTACCGTATTCAACCCCCTGGAAGTTACCATTGGTGAGGTTCATGTCTGGATCGAACCACATTTTCCGTTTACCAAGGCCGGGGATGTCCAAAATGGAGCTACCCCGGTAAAACCAGAATAAGTTACGGGCTACAAACGACAGACGAGCCGACTTGATGAAGAAGTTCGATGGAACGGGAATGCCATAACCAAGCGACACCTCGCGCAGACGAACGTTGGTCGCGTCGTAAGCGAAGAACTCGCCCCATCCGTAGCGTTTGCCCGATACAGTTTGCCAGAATTGCTCCGCCGTAATTGCCGTTGTATTGGTTTTGCCTGCACCAACTAAGGTTGACCCATCGGCGCCAGCCACGCCAGCCGTTACACCTGGCAATACCCAGCCACCGCCCCGATTTTGAGCCGTTACTTCAGGAATACCGCTGAACGCCAGGTTCATTTCGGTACCCGACACCGCTATACCACCAAACCGACCATCGACCAGGAAGCGGAGCGAGAAGCCTTTATAGGTAAATGTGTTGGTGAAGCCCAGTTGCATTTTTGGGTTAAAATTCCCGATCAGTTGCTGATCTTTTGTGGCAACCGGCAAGCCCGTCGACGAAACAGATGCATCAGAAACAGTGGAGCTACTCGATTGCGAACCAATCAGGTATTGCCCAGTATTATTATCTTTTGCCCAACGATAGGACACGATATCACCATAAGAACCACCTTCGGCAACGATCGGTGATGCCGACCGACCATATCCACCCGACAGGAATGCCGTTTTGATATCGGGCGACAGACTAACGATTTTGTTACGGTTCAAGCCCATGTTTAAGGTCAGGTCCCAACTGAATTTATCAGTTTTGATGGCCGTTCCGTTGATCACCACTTCAAGACCCATGTTGCGGATGTCGCCCGCATTGATGTACTGATCTTTAAAGCCAGACGCTGGTGCCAGACCTAATTTCAGCAACTGGTTGATCGAGTTCGTTTTGTAAGCTGTAACGGTTGCTCCCAGCCGATTGCCGAAGAAACGAGCATCGACACCAATTTCTACGCTTTTCGTAATCTCAGGCTTCAGATTTCCAATCGCCAGCGTACCATCGCGACTGATAAACCCAGACCCGGCTCCTTGCGAGTAGGAGTAGAACTGATTTAGCAGATATGGATCAGCTGCGTTTCCTACCTGAGCAAAGGAACCGTTGATTTTCAGGAACGAAAGCGGTCCCGACAGTTTCAGTAAATCCGACAGAACAACCGAAGCACCTACCGATGGGTACTGGAACGAGTATGGTTTTGGTAAGGTCGATGCCCAGTCATTCCGTAGACTGGCATTCACGAAAATAGCATCCCGCCATGCCAGCGATGCCTGACCAAACAACGATTGCGTTTGTACACGCGTAAAATCATCAGTTGTGCTCAGGTTTGTACCAAAAGCAAGGTTAAATTTGTTAGGTACGTTCAGACCGTCTGCTATGGCATTGGCCGATTGGTACCGGATATCCTGAATGATGGCACCCGCCTGATAGTCGATCGTCAGATCTTTACCAAGATTGTTTTTTCCTTCAATCAACAAATCGTACCAGCTTTGGGTATTCACGATGGTGTTCCGTGAGAACTTACCACCGGCCTGATTAGCCCACAGAATTGTTCCCTGCGCATAGCTTTCTTCGTTTTTATCGAAGTACTTATCGAGGTTAGCCCGACCCTGAATGCTCAGGAAGTCCGTCAGTTGATACTTCGCCAGAACGAACCCGATAACCCGATCCCGATATTGATTGATGGCCGTCTGATTGGTCATCCAATACGGATTCTGGTAGATAGAGTTCAGCGTCGATGGCCAGGCTGTTGGTGTCATTACATTGAAGGCATTCGGTGCACCATAGTTCTGAGCCGTAGACAGACTAACATTGCGCGGAATCTGATACAGGTCCATTACCGGTGAGTTTTCTTCACCCGTCCGTGGCTTGTTGACCACCGACTGATTGATGTAAGTAATCTTCGCATCGGTCGATAATTTCGAGCTGATCTGGTTCGACAAACGCAGGTTGATCGTATGACGCATCAGGTCATTGCCCGGTACTGTTCCCTGTAACGCGTTATTGGTGTACGACAAATACGTCTGCGATTTCTCCGAACCACCCGTAATACCAATCGAATTGTTGAAGCTTACTGCCGTCCGGAAGAAGTCACGAATGTTGTTCGGTTGTGCCGAATAGGTATCTGCCTGGCCAAGGTAGTTTGTGTAAGACTGACCCGTCATGGCCGCACCCCAGCTAGCGCCAACGGTAGGGTCCATTTTGCCACCGACACCCTGACCGTATTGGTTTTGTACCATTGGCAACGCAAACGGCTTATCGACCGAAACGCCAGCATTCACATCGACCGAAATCCGGCCCGATTTCCCGCGTTTCGTTGTGATCAGAATAACACCGTTGGCCGCCTGGCTACCATACAACGCAGCCGCCGACGCACCACGCAGGACCGTTACATTCTCGATATCGTCGGGGTTGATGTTCGATGCCCCATCGGAGTTCGCCACGCTACCGAAATCATTGGTTGCCTGTCCGAATGTGCTGTTGTTAATCGGAACACCATCCACAACCATCAGCGCATTGTTTGTACCCTGAATAGAGCGGTTACCGCGTAACACAATCCGCGATCCGGTACCTGGGCCACCCGAGCCTTGCGTAATATAGGCGCCAGCAATTTTGCCCTGTAAGGTATTCAGTACGTTACCATCCCGCACCTCATTGATCTGAGCGGGCTTGATAGCCTGAGTTGCATAGCTCAGCGCTTTGGCTTCTCGTTTGATACCCAAGGCCGTCACGACTACTTCGCCCAGCAAACGATCATCGGTTGCCAGCGATACAGTAAGCTGTGATTGCCCCGGCGCTACAGCCACATCTTTCGCCACAAACCCTACTGATGAAACGGTTAGCACCACATTTCCAGCAGGCAACGTCAGCTTAAATTCACCAGCTGCGTCTGTCGTTGTTCCTCGCGAAGTTCCTTTGATAACCACGTTTGCTCCGGAGATCGGCTGAGCCTGCTCGTCGCGCAAGAGGCCGGATATTTGCCTATCCTGTGCCCAAAGTGGCCCGGTTATAGCAAATAGCAGCAAAATGCAACAAAGTACATTTTTAAACATAATGATAGAATAGGTTAGAATGAAATAGTAATCTTAGAGAATATTATTTTGACTTTGAATTAAAATTCGGAATTCTATTGAATATTCTAAGTATAAGCCTGATAGTTCTTAAAAAAATTTAAAATTAATACCCTTTTAATATAGAAAATACAGTATAAAATACCTACAGGTAAAATAGGTAATTACTTAATCTAATATATGTATTTCACAATAAAATCAATAAATAATTTTATTAACAGAAGCATAAATCGCTCTATGAACTTATCTGAAGTAACTTAATGTCTTCGACGTGATCATCCATACTTATTGAATTCTCGTGGCACAAGTAAAACACTTATCTGTAAATCCAAGAAGTTTTTCCATTTTTCCGGTATCATTTATCTTAATCCTGTTCATGCTATGAACCAGTCAATGAATCCAGAAAAAATACCCGTAGGTGTAGTCGGACTGGGACTGATGGGTTGTAGTATCGTAACGTGCCTCTTGATAGCCGGACATCCGGTAGTGGCCATTGCTCCTATTCCCATTGATATAGAAACCGCCGAACCGCGCATTCGGGAACATCTGACAAGAGCCTATCAGGAAGGACTGTTCACGAAAAGCCCTGAGTCGTACCTTGACCAGCTGACAATTACAGAGGATTATAGTCTTCTCAGAGAAAGCAAAGTCGTGATGGAGTGCACGCTCGAAAACGTCGCGATTAAACGATCGGTCTATGAGAAAATCGAAGCCGTTGTCGCCGAAGATGCCCTTATTACCAGCAATACTTCAGCCATTCCGATTAGCCTGCTTCAGCGCGAGGTTCGACTGCCTGCTCGGTTTGTGGGTTTGCATTGGGCAGAACCCTCGCATACGACTCGATTTCTGGAAATTATTTGCGGAGACCTGACCGATATTCCAACGGCCGAATGGCTCTATGAGTTGTCGCACTTATGGGGGAAAGAGCCGACGTTGGTTCGGAAGGATATTCGAGGATTTATCACCAATCGCCTAATGTACGCCATGTACCGGGAGGCCTTTAATCTGGTCGAAAACGGCTATGCGACGGTTGAAGATGTTGATCGGGCCTGCCGAAATAATGCCGGTTACTGGATGACTCTCGTGGGCGTTTTCCGGTGGATGGACTTGACGGGCGTACCCGCTTACCACACCGTAATGAAGGATTTGTTTCCAACGCTGAGCAACCAGACAGAAGTCCCCAAGCTGATCGACGATATTGTACAGGCAGGTGGTAAAGGTGTTTTGAATGCGCAGGGATTTTATGATTACACACCCGAAGAAGCTAAACTCTGGAAAGAAACCTACGAAGAATTCAGCTATGATATTCGTCGGCTGGCGCTCAAATACCCAGCCGATGTCGTGAAAAAGAAGTTAGCTCGTGACGCTGATGACTAGTTATTTTTTGACAGGATTAACAGGATTTGCAGGATTCATTTCTAATGAGCCTGTTTAACCTTTTGTTCGAATGTCCTTTTTGTCATGCTGACGAAGCCGGGCGGCCGGTGCCGAAGCATCTTGAATCACCCTTATTAGATTGTTTGGATGCTTTAAGATGCTTCGGCACCGGCCGCCCGGCTTCGTCAGCATGACAAAAACGCTCTTTTGGTTCCTATTTCAGTAAGTTCAAACAGGTTCAATACAAAAATCTTGTTAATCCTGTCAAAAAAAAAATCATGTTGGTGATTAGAACAGTGTCAGCAACCGGGACGCGTTTTTACGGATAAAATAAAACCCAATCCCGATCGTAATTCCATCTAATACGTTATGCCAAGCTCAGCCACTACGGGCAGGTGATCTGAAGCATACTGTTCGTCAATCACTCGAGTTGACAGGCTTTTAAAGGTGCTCCCCGGTTTGAACATGATAAAATCAATAACACGATTGGGTTCTTTAACTGGAATTGTGGGTTTGCAATCCAGACAACTTCGGGTAAAGTTCTGATCCAGCAGGCCAATGACTTTACTGTCGGGTTGCGCATTGAAATCGCCCGCCAGAATTACGGGAAGCGTAGAATCCTTAAACAGGTTTATGATTAACTCCGACTGAGAGAGTCGATTAGGCTCTTTTAAATCGAGGTGCGTACTGGCAAAGATGACTTTTTTCCCTTTGGCCACTTCTACCGTTATGGCAGCTATCGTTCTGGTTTCGCCACCAATTACGGGGTCGATAGGCAGAATCAATCGTGTTGAGTCGATTATCGGAAATCTGGATAGAACGGCTACCCCATAATCGCCACCCTGATGGTCGATGGCTTTCGAAAAAAAGTAATGCATTCCCGTTAATCGGGCTAGTTCTTTCGCCTGATGTAAGCCTTTCCCCGAACGCTCCGTATTCACATCAACTTCCTGGAGGGCAACAAAATCTGGCTTTTCATTCGTGATCACGCGGGCAATAGCCTCCACCTCAATTTTGGCCCCGGCCGATGGCGGATTGCAGTGGTGAATGTTATAGGTCATCACCCTGAGCTTTTTCATCTTCCGGGCAAAAGGGCCTTCGCCGGCATAGGTTGCCAGCG
Proteins encoded in this region:
- a CDS encoding SusD/RagB family nutrient-binding outer membrane lipoprotein, coding for MTSYKKLLRQTLVAASLSAPLFWAVGCTKNFEEINTNQTKISVIGAGEIPYLFSKAQSAATLPGGNYQVGQNLFSDQYAQYFACVATYFPSDRFVIRMDWLQGPWTAQYTEVVPQLKTILANTDASSAENALANIWWVYSFHRWTDYVGPIPYFKAGEPATSVAYDAQDKIYDDFFKKLAAATTLLKTKTSEKPYGSFDLIYGGDVNKWIKFANTLRLRLALRISKVDPARAKTEAEAAVAGGVLATSPDDDALVARSTKGGDNNGLAIMSDWNEFRMSAAMESVLKGYEDPRLPTYFLPAVKTNTYEGLRNGLATTQLTDPANVADANSHVGQRWTSTGLGTAQNVMATAEAYFLMAEGALNGWSMGGTAKDFYNKGIAMSLTQWGVTSAAAISAYQTSTKTPVAPNDYLKSAPLSNIPVAWGSTEAIQREQIGTQKWLAIFPDGFEGWAEYRRTRFPKLYPVVNSDNPDIPAGGVLRRIPILLVEQQTNATEAAKAVSLLGGADKVTTPLWWDKN
- a CDS encoding 3-hydroxyacyl-CoA dehydrogenase family protein → MNQSMNPEKIPVGVVGLGLMGCSIVTCLLIAGHPVVAIAPIPIDIETAEPRIREHLTRAYQEGLFTKSPESYLDQLTITEDYSLLRESKVVMECTLENVAIKRSVYEKIEAVVAEDALITSNTSAIPISLLQREVRLPARFVGLHWAEPSHTTRFLEIICGDLTDIPTAEWLYELSHLWGKEPTLVRKDIRGFITNRLMYAMYREAFNLVENGYATVEDVDRACRNNAGYWMTLVGVFRWMDLTGVPAYHTVMKDLFPTLSNQTEVPKLIDDIVQAGGKGVLNAQGFYDYTPEEAKLWKETYEEFSYDIRRLALKYPADVVKKKLARDADD
- a CDS encoding endonuclease/exonuclease/phosphatase family protein, coding for MRTVIGLLLTLISLATYAGEGPFARKMKKLRVMTYNIHHCNPPSAGAKIEVEAIARVITNEKPDFVALQEVDVNTERSGKGLHQAKELARLTGMHYFFSKAIDHQGGDYGVAVLSRFPIIDSTRLILPIDPVIGGETRTIAAITVEVAKGKKVIFASTHLDLKEPNRLSQSELIINLFKDSTLPVILAGDFNAQPDSKVIGLLDQNFTRSCLDCKPTIPVKEPNRVIDFIMFKPGSTFKSLSTRVIDEQYASDHLPVVAELGITY
- a CDS encoding SusC/RagA family TonB-linked outer membrane protein; amino-acid sequence: MFKNVLCCILLLFAITGPLWAQDRQISGLLRDEQAQPISGANVVIKGTSRGTTTDAAGEFKLTLPAGNVVLTVSSVGFVAKDVAVAPGQSQLTVSLATDDRLLGEVVVTALGIKREAKALSYATQAIKPAQINEVRDGNVLNTLQGKIAGAYITQGSGGPGTGSRIVLRGNRSIQGTNNALMVVDGVPINNSTFGQATNDFGSVANSDGASNINPDDIENVTVLRGASAAALYGSQAANGVILITTKRGKSGRISVDVNAGVSVDKPFALPMVQNQYGQGVGGKMDPTVGASWGAAMTGQSYTNYLGQADTYSAQPNNIRDFFRTAVSFNNSIGITGGSEKSQTYLSYTNNALQGTVPGNDLMRHTINLRLSNQISSKLSTDAKITYINQSVVNKPRTGEENSPVMDLYQIPRNVSLSTAQNYGAPNAFNVMTPTAWPSTLNSIYQNPYWMTNQTAINQYRDRVIGFVLAKYQLTDFLSIQGRANLDKYFDKNEESYAQGTILWANQAGGKFSRNTIVNTQSWYDLLIEGKNNLGKDLTIDYQAGAIIQDIRYQSANAIADGLNVPNKFNLAFGTNLSTTDDFTRVQTQSLFGQASLAWRDAIFVNASLRNDWASTLPKPYSFQYPSVGASVVLSDLLKLSGPLSFLKINGSFAQVGNAADPYLLNQFYSYSQGAGSGFISRDGTLAIGNLKPEITKSVEIGVDARFFGNRLGATVTAYKTNSINQLLKLGLAPASGFKDQYINAGDIRNMGLEVVINGTAIKTDKFSWDLTLNMGLNRNKIVSLSPDIKTAFLSGGYGRSASPIVAEGGSYGDIVSYRWAKDNNTGQYLIGSQSSSSTVSDASVSSTGLPVATKDQQLIGNFNPKMQLGFTNTFTYKGFSLRFLVDGRFGGIAVSGTEMNLAFSGIPEVTAQNRGGGWVLPGVTAGVAGADGSTLVGAGKTNTTAITAEQFWQTVSGKRYGWGEFFAYDATNVRLREVSLGYGIPVPSNFFIKSARLSFVARNLFWFYRGSSILDIPGLGKRKMWFDPDMNLTNGNFQGVEYGTLPSNRSIGLNLKLSF